The proteins below are encoded in one region of Rhizobacter sp.:
- a CDS encoding efflux RND transporter periplasmic adaptor subunit — MTLRPKTVLLPALALVLAALYGLGVRAADDSKKDAKDTKAPAAAPTKAALTVTVTQAQTTRLPMKISANGNIAAWQEASVGTEANGLRLAEVRANVGDVVKKGQVLAVFASDTVQADLLQAKAAVAEAEAMLGEAAANAQRARELGPAGALSGQQINNYLTAERTAQARLEAAKASYKVAQIRVTHAQVVAPDNGIISARSATVGAVLPAGQELFRLIRQGRLEWRAEVPAADLARLKPGMVASVVATNTAAPVSGKVRTVAPTVDAQTRNGIVYVDLASAPEVKAGMYARGEFDIGQSEALTLPQGAVVLRDGFNYVLKVGPDSKVTQLKVGVGRRVGERVEITSGLDPLAKVVAAGGGFLAEGDVVRVVEAPVAAATPTAPSAAVKPVAAPKK, encoded by the coding sequence ATGACCCTGCGCCCCAAGACCGTCCTGCTGCCCGCCCTGGCCCTCGTGCTCGCTGCCCTCTACGGGCTGGGCGTGCGCGCCGCCGACGATTCCAAGAAAGACGCCAAGGACACAAAAGCCCCCGCTGCGGCCCCGACCAAGGCCGCGCTCACCGTCACGGTGACGCAGGCACAGACCACCCGGCTGCCGATGAAGATCAGCGCCAACGGCAACATCGCCGCCTGGCAGGAAGCCAGCGTGGGCACCGAAGCCAACGGCCTGCGCCTGGCCGAGGTGCGCGCCAACGTGGGCGACGTGGTGAAGAAAGGCCAGGTGCTGGCCGTTTTCGCAAGCGACACCGTGCAGGCCGACCTGCTGCAGGCCAAGGCCGCGGTGGCCGAAGCCGAGGCGATGCTCGGCGAAGCCGCCGCCAACGCCCAGCGCGCCCGCGAGCTGGGCCCGGCCGGCGCCTTGTCGGGCCAGCAGATCAACAACTACCTGACCGCCGAGCGCACCGCCCAGGCGCGCCTGGAAGCCGCCAAGGCCTCGTACAAGGTCGCGCAGATCCGGGTCACGCATGCGCAGGTCGTCGCGCCCGACAACGGCATCATCTCGGCCCGCAGCGCAACGGTGGGCGCCGTGCTGCCGGCCGGGCAGGAGCTCTTCCGCCTGATCCGCCAGGGCCGCCTGGAGTGGCGCGCCGAAGTGCCGGCGGCCGACCTCGCGCGCCTCAAGCCCGGCATGGTGGCCAGCGTGGTCGCCACCAACACCGCTGCGCCGGTCAGCGGCAAGGTGCGCACCGTCGCGCCGACGGTGGACGCGCAGACGCGCAACGGCATCGTCTACGTCGACCTCGCCTCGGCGCCCGAGGTGAAGGCCGGCATGTACGCGCGCGGCGAGTTCGACATCGGCCAGAGCGAGGCGCTCACCCTGCCGCAAGGCGCGGTGGTGCTGCGCGACGGCTTCAACTACGTGCTCAAGGTGGGCCCCGACTCGAAGGTCACGCAGCTCAAGGTCGGCGTGGGCCGGCGTGTGGGCGAGCGGGTCGAGATCACGAGCGGCCTCGACCCACTGGCCAAGGTGGTCGCCGCCGGCGGCGGCTTCCTGGCCGAAGGCGACGTGGTGCGGGTGGTCGAGGCGCCGGTGGCCGCCGCCACCCCCACCGCCCCGAGCGCGGCGGTGAAGCCGGTCGCCGCACCCAAGAAGTGA
- a CDS encoding WYL domain-containing protein: MDRTERFYKIERLLRHRGCVSFAELREELDVSPATLKRDLQYLRDRLDAPIVYDRFDNGYRFEQDSQHELPGIWFNEKEITALLTMHQLMSGLDDDGVLSRHLQPLIDKLQGMLGGDEGESRELMRRVKLISTARRRAPSQHFELLGSALVQRKRVWLRYFKRSDRSQSERQVSPQRLVNYRNTWYLDAWCHASEGLRRFALDAIREAKVDETKARQVPLKELEAELDAGYGIYSGAGTKVKWATLVFNADAAQWVAVEEWHPEQQGRWLADGRYELRVPYSDPTELTMDVLRHGDSVVVTGDKAFAARIAQRLQQAVNQYA, translated from the coding sequence ATGGACCGGACTGAACGCTTCTACAAGATCGAACGATTGCTGCGCCATCGCGGCTGCGTGAGCTTCGCGGAGCTGCGGGAAGAGCTCGACGTCTCGCCCGCCACGCTCAAGCGCGACCTGCAATACCTGCGTGACCGGCTCGATGCGCCCATCGTCTACGACCGTTTCGACAACGGCTACCGGTTCGAGCAGGACTCGCAGCACGAGCTGCCGGGCATCTGGTTCAACGAAAAGGAGATCACCGCGCTGCTCACCATGCACCAGCTGATGTCGGGCCTGGACGACGACGGCGTGCTGTCGCGGCACCTGCAGCCGCTGATCGACAAGCTGCAGGGCATGCTCGGCGGCGACGAAGGCGAGTCGCGCGAGCTGATGCGGCGCGTGAAGCTCATCTCCACCGCGCGCCGGCGTGCGCCCAGCCAGCACTTCGAGCTGCTCGGCAGCGCACTGGTGCAACGGAAGCGCGTGTGGCTGCGCTACTTCAAGCGCAGTGACCGCAGCCAGAGCGAACGCCAGGTCTCGCCGCAGCGCCTGGTGAACTACCGCAACACCTGGTACCTCGACGCCTGGTGCCATGCGAGCGAGGGCCTGCGCCGCTTCGCGCTCGACGCCATCCGCGAAGCCAAGGTCGACGAGACGAAAGCGCGCCAGGTGCCGCTGAAGGAACTCGAAGCCGAACTCGACGCCGGCTACGGCATCTACAGCGGCGCCGGCACCAAGGTGAAGTGGGCGACGCTCGTCTTCAACGCCGACGCCGCGCAATGGGTGGCCGTGGAGGAGTGGCACCCCGAGCAGCAGGGCCGCTGGCTGGCCGACGGCCGCTACGAGCTGCGCGTGCCCTACAGCGATCCGACCGAGCTCACGATGGACGTGCTGCGCCACGGCGATTCGGTGGTGGTGACCGGCGACAAGGCCTTCGCCGCCCGCATCGCGCAGCGGCTGCAGCAGGCCGTGAACCAATACGCCTGA
- a CDS encoding toxic anion resistance protein, which translates to MTSSSLTDPSSAGGAVATIPATELQALGLAPDDLPRIAELARSLNLDDPATLFAFGGEATDAAAASADALLAQARSSDLDESGKVLTKVLAAARSVNLQGLERRSRIPIIGGLIDKLTLAKDKLVDEFSSASSQIDGLTNEIETLQATLTTRLGSLDQMYQEVAAEYKALGAHIAAGDLCLKQASAQAALPPASPLEAELRASRKESLQVLEKRIADLRVMQQSALQTLPAIRMIQANSRLQIDKFKTIRQLTIPTWKRQFMLALSLNEQRNAGQLGQRIDEATNAMLKRNAELLHTNSVEAAKSNQRLVIDVETLQQVQDTLLKTVQDVLQVQQDGVQARQQVAGQIGQMRTQLQKLAQEKR; encoded by the coding sequence ATGACTTCTTCTTCCCTCACCGACCCGTCTTCCGCCGGCGGCGCCGTGGCCACGATCCCGGCCACCGAGCTGCAGGCGCTGGGCCTCGCGCCAGACGACCTGCCGCGCATTGCCGAGCTCGCGCGCAGCCTCAACCTCGACGACCCGGCCACGCTCTTCGCCTTCGGCGGCGAGGCCACCGATGCCGCGGCGGCCTCGGCCGACGCCCTGCTGGCGCAGGCGCGCAGCTCCGACCTCGACGAGTCGGGCAAGGTGCTCACCAAGGTGCTCGCCGCGGCGCGCTCGGTCAACCTGCAGGGGCTGGAGAGGCGCTCGCGCATCCCGATCATCGGCGGGCTGATCGACAAGCTCACGCTCGCGAAAGACAAGCTCGTCGACGAGTTCTCCAGCGCCAGCAGCCAGATCGACGGCCTCACGAACGAGATCGAGACGCTGCAGGCCACGCTCACCACGCGCCTGGGCTCGCTCGACCAGATGTACCAGGAGGTCGCGGCCGAATACAAGGCGCTCGGCGCGCACATCGCGGCCGGCGACCTGTGCCTGAAGCAGGCTTCGGCCCAGGCGGCGTTGCCGCCGGCGAGCCCGCTCGAAGCCGAGCTGCGCGCCTCGCGCAAGGAGTCGCTGCAGGTGCTGGAAAAGCGCATCGCCGACCTGCGCGTGATGCAGCAGTCGGCCCTGCAGACGCTGCCGGCCATCCGCATGATCCAGGCCAACAGCCGGCTGCAGATCGACAAGTTCAAGACCATCCGCCAGCTGACCATCCCGACGTGGAAGCGCCAGTTCATGCTCGCGCTCTCGCTCAACGAGCAGCGCAACGCCGGGCAGCTGGGCCAGCGCATCGACGAGGCCACCAACGCCATGCTCAAGCGCAATGCCGAGCTGCTGCACACCAACTCGGTGGAGGCGGCCAAGTCGAACCAGCGCCTGGTGATCGACGTCGAGACGCTGCAGCAGGTGCAAGACACGCTGCTCAAGACGGTGCAAGACGTTTTGCAGGTGCAGCAGGACGGTGTGCAGGCGCGCCAGCAGGTGGCCGGCCAGATCGGCCAGATGCGCACGCAGCTGCAGAAGCTGGCCCAAGAGAAGCGCTGA
- a CDS encoding DUF427 domain-containing protein, with translation MKAIWNGVTLAESDDTVVVEGNHYFPESSLKREYVSFSNHRTSCAWKGQAHYYSLFVNGEMNPDAVWYYPEPSEAAAQIKGRVAFWKGVKVEE, from the coding sequence ATGAAAGCCATCTGGAACGGCGTGACCCTGGCCGAGAGCGACGACACCGTGGTCGTCGAAGGCAACCACTACTTCCCCGAGAGCAGCCTCAAGCGCGAGTACGTGAGCTTCAGCAACCACCGCACGAGCTGTGCGTGGAAAGGGCAGGCGCACTACTACAGCCTGTTCGTCAATGGCGAGATGAACCCCGATGCGGTCTGGTACTACCCCGAGCCGAGCGAGGCCGCGGCGCAGATCAAGGGGCGCGTGGCGTTCTGGAAGGGTGTGAAGGTCGAGGAGTGA
- a CDS encoding ABC transporter permease, with the protein MWLSSLLLALRSIRRNLLRSFLTILGIVIGVSAVITMVTLGNGATLAVQNQISSLGTNLLMVRPGQRLGPGGGGGAPSFKEADAQAVATQIGGIRAVAPEARTNTTVVANGKNWTTLITGSTNEWFDVSNWTLANGRRFADEELQAGAAVCVIGQTVKRELFGGRDALGQMVRVKQFSCTVIGEMASKGQAAMGNDQDDVVVVPLRTLQRRVTGNQRVNTLLVSMQDGADADSVKASLGTLLRERRKLSEADDDNFNVLDTKQLADTLSGTTQVMTTLLGAVAAVSLLVGGIGIMNIMLVSVTERTREIGLRLAIGALEREVLLQFLIEAVSLAALGGLVGIALATVASIVLAQVMSVPYVFDAGINLLAFVFSAAIGVVFGYVPARRAAQLDPIDALRHE; encoded by the coding sequence ATGTGGCTCAGCTCGCTGCTGCTCGCGCTGCGCTCGATCCGGCGCAACCTGCTGCGCTCCTTCCTCACCATCCTCGGCATCGTGATCGGGGTGAGCGCCGTCATCACCATGGTCACGCTCGGCAACGGCGCGACGCTGGCGGTACAGAACCAGATCTCGAGCCTCGGCACCAACCTGCTCATGGTGCGCCCCGGCCAGCGCCTGGGCCCGGGCGGCGGCGGCGGTGCGCCGTCCTTCAAGGAAGCCGACGCGCAGGCGGTGGCCACGCAGATCGGCGGCATCCGCGCGGTGGCGCCCGAGGCGCGCACCAACACCACCGTGGTGGCCAACGGCAAGAACTGGACGACCCTCATCACCGGCAGCACCAACGAGTGGTTCGACGTCAGCAACTGGACGCTCGCCAACGGCCGCCGCTTCGCCGACGAAGAGCTGCAGGCCGGCGCCGCGGTGTGCGTGATCGGCCAGACGGTCAAGCGCGAACTCTTCGGCGGGCGCGACGCGCTCGGCCAGATGGTGCGCGTGAAGCAGTTCTCGTGCACCGTGATCGGCGAGATGGCCTCCAAGGGCCAGGCCGCGATGGGCAACGACCAGGACGACGTGGTCGTGGTGCCGCTGCGCACGCTGCAGCGCCGCGTCACGGGCAACCAGCGCGTCAACACCCTGCTCGTGTCGATGCAGGACGGCGCCGACGCCGACAGCGTGAAGGCAAGCCTCGGCACCCTGCTGCGCGAGCGCCGCAAGCTGAGCGAGGCCGACGACGACAACTTCAACGTGCTCGACACCAAGCAGCTCGCCGACACGCTCTCGGGCACCACGCAGGTGATGACCACCCTGCTCGGCGCGGTGGCCGCGGTGAGCCTCTTGGTGGGCGGCATCGGCATCATGAACATCATGCTGGTGAGCGTGACCGAGCGCACCCGCGAGATCGGCCTGCGCCTGGCCATCGGCGCGCTGGAGCGCGAGGTGCTGCTGCAGTTCCTCATCGAGGCGGTGTCGCTCGCGGCACTCGGCGGGCTGGTGGGCATCGCGCTCGCGACCGTCGCCTCCATCGTGCTGGCGCAGGTGATGTCGGTGCCCTATGTGTTCGACGCCGGCATCAACCTGCTCGCCTTCGTGTTCTCGGCCGCCATCGGCGTGGTCTTCGGCTACGTGCCGGCGCGCCGTGCGGCGCAGCTCGACCCGATCGACGCGCTGCGGCACGAATGA
- a CDS encoding ABC transporter ATP-binding protein → MSDTPLIRLRGVKRLYGEGEAALWALKGVDLDIQAGEFVAVMGPSGSGKSTAMNALGLLDRPTEGEYLFKGTHVEHLSRDQRALLRRKYFGFVFQGFHLLPRTTALENVELPLLYRGVPTKERHALAMQALDSVGLTGRETHTPGELSGGQQQRVAIARAIVTNPTVLLADEPTGNLDTQRSHEIMELLRHLNTDRGITILMVTHEADMAAYARRIVRFVDGRIESDVPNVQPGVPAPHAEEPA, encoded by the coding sequence ATGAGCGACACCCCGCTGATCAGGCTGCGCGGCGTCAAACGCCTCTACGGCGAAGGCGAGGCCGCGCTGTGGGCGCTCAAGGGTGTCGACCTCGACATCCAGGCCGGCGAGTTCGTCGCCGTGATGGGTCCGAGTGGCTCGGGCAAGTCGACCGCGATGAATGCGCTGGGGCTGCTCGACCGGCCGACCGAAGGCGAGTACCTCTTCAAGGGCACGCACGTCGAGCACCTGAGCCGCGACCAGCGGGCGCTGCTGCGCCGCAAGTACTTCGGCTTCGTGTTCCAGGGCTTCCACCTGCTGCCGCGCACCACCGCGCTCGAGAACGTGGAGCTGCCGCTGCTCTACCGCGGCGTGCCCACCAAGGAACGGCACGCACTCGCGATGCAGGCGCTCGACTCGGTGGGCCTCACCGGCCGCGAGACGCACACGCCGGGCGAACTCTCGGGCGGCCAGCAGCAGCGGGTGGCCATCGCCCGCGCCATCGTCACCAACCCGACGGTGCTGCTCGCCGACGAACCCACCGGCAACCTCGACACCCAGCGCAGCCACGAGATCATGGAGCTGCTGCGCCACCTCAACACCGACCGCGGCATCACCATCCTGATGGTGACGCACGAGGCCGACATGGCCGCCTACGCGCGGCGCATCGTGCGCTTCGTCGACGGCCGCATCGAGAGCGACGTGCCCAACGTGCAGCCGGGCGTGCCCGCCCCACACGCCGAGGAGCCCGCCTGA
- a CDS encoding efflux RND transporter periplasmic adaptor subunit, whose protein sequence is MSRSPHANPEELHALLDQAPPRPWWRQPRTWLIAAALALVAGGVVWWQSQREANAAPTFATQPVTRGTLRLQVTANGTLQPTRSVNIGSELSGTVARVLVDVNDRVKKGQVLVELDTAKLSDQILRSRATLASARARVAQASATLKEAQGNLARLEEVARLSGGKVPSKAELDTGRATVERAQADEASARATVADAQAALSTDETNLKKASIRSPTDGVVLTRNVDPGNAVAASLQAVTLFTIAEDLAKLRLQVNVDEADVGAVQVGQKANFTVSAYPGRRYPATITRVAYGSTITENVVTYVTYLDVDNADLSLRPGMTATATITATERQNVLLVPNTALRFTPSQPGQKAQGAGGGSGIVGSLMPRMPRGSSQRRGGNGDAAGPSAGQKQLWVLQDGKPVPLRVTTGITDGRMTEVSGEGVQEGLPVITEQRATAK, encoded by the coding sequence ATGAGTCGCAGTCCCCACGCCAACCCTGAAGAGCTGCACGCCTTGCTCGACCAAGCCCCGCCCCGTCCCTGGTGGCGCCAGCCGCGCACCTGGCTCATCGCCGCAGCGCTCGCGCTCGTGGCCGGCGGCGTCGTCTGGTGGCAGTCGCAGCGAGAGGCCAACGCCGCGCCCACCTTCGCCACCCAGCCCGTCACCCGCGGCACCCTGCGCCTGCAGGTCACCGCCAACGGCACCCTGCAACCCACCCGCTCCGTCAACATCGGCAGCGAGCTCTCGGGCACGGTGGCGCGCGTGCTGGTCGACGTGAACGACCGCGTCAAGAAAGGCCAGGTCCTGGTGGAGCTCGACACCGCCAAGCTGTCGGATCAGATCCTGCGCTCGCGCGCCACGCTGGCCTCGGCCCGTGCGCGGGTGGCGCAGGCGAGCGCCACGCTGAAGGAAGCGCAGGGCAACCTCGCGCGCCTCGAAGAGGTGGCGCGCCTCTCGGGCGGCAAGGTGCCCTCGAAGGCCGAGCTCGACACCGGCCGCGCCACCGTCGAGCGCGCCCAGGCCGACGAAGCCAGCGCCCGCGCCACCGTGGCCGATGCGCAGGCCGCGCTCTCCACCGACGAGACCAACCTCAAGAAGGCTTCGATCCGCTCGCCCACCGACGGCGTGGTGCTCACCCGCAACGTCGACCCCGGCAACGCGGTGGCCGCCTCGCTGCAGGCCGTGACGCTCTTCACCATCGCCGAAGACCTGGCGAAGCTGCGCCTGCAGGTCAATGTCGACGAGGCCGACGTGGGTGCGGTGCAGGTCGGCCAGAAGGCCAACTTCACCGTCAGCGCCTACCCCGGCCGCCGCTACCCGGCGACGATCACCCGCGTGGCCTACGGCTCGACCATCACCGAGAACGTCGTCACCTACGTCACCTACCTCGACGTCGACAACGCCGACCTGTCGCTTCGCCCCGGCATGACGGCCACCGCCACCATCACCGCCACCGAGCGGCAGAACGTGCTGCTGGTGCCGAACACCGCCTTGCGCTTCACGCCCTCGCAACCCGGCCAGAAGGCGCAGGGCGCGGGCGGCGGCAGCGGCATCGTCGGCAGCCTGATGCCGCGCATGCCGCGCGGCAGCAGCCAGCGCCGCGGTGGCAATGGCGACGCGGCCGGGCCGTCCGCCGGCCAAAAGCAGCTCTGGGTGCTGCAAGACGGCAAGCCCGTGCCACTGCGCGTGACGACCGGCATCACCGACGGCCGCATGACCGAGGTGAGCGGCGAGGGCGTGCAGGAAGGCCTGCCCGTCATCACCGAACAACGCGCGACCGCGAAATGA
- a CDS encoding efflux transporter outer membrane subunit has translation MAPRSSSRLHLGALAAVAGALALSGCASLTARQQALPAVAVPAQWSASAPMPSSPNTLANWWQRYDDPQLTALVTQALQANTTVRSAQAALAQARALRDVQDANLGPSLGASASVQHSKTGDAPAGSRYQAGFDASWEPDVFGGKRAGLSAAEAEAQASQASLGDTQVSVAAEVAVSYVQLRGLQTRLDIARRNLAAQQETLQITDWRVQAGLATSLELAQARTATEQTRAQIPSLETSVAQTEHALAVLTGQPPTALHDRLAPTAPVPMPPGELALSIPAQTLRQRPDVRVAEQQISAALARVSQADAARYPSFNLSGSVGLSALALSGLTGGSSVVSALLGSVSVPLFDGGAAKAQVRSQEAALEKARVNYQAVVLNALQEVEDALVALRGNRERLQRLQSASESAQQAALLANQRYSSGLVDFQTVLETQRSLLSTQDSLASTQAELSADHVRLYKALGGGWSMNESPRS, from the coding sequence ATGGCTCCACGTTCCTCATCCCGCCTTCACCTCGGGGCACTCGCCGCCGTGGCCGGGGCCCTCGCCCTGAGCGGCTGTGCGTCGCTCACTGCCAGGCAGCAAGCCCTGCCAGCGGTGGCCGTGCCGGCGCAATGGTCGGCCAGTGCCCCCATGCCCAGCAGCCCCAACACCCTCGCCAACTGGTGGCAGCGTTACGACGACCCACAGCTGACTGCGCTCGTCACGCAAGCGCTCCAAGCCAACACCACCGTGCGCAGCGCGCAGGCGGCGCTCGCCCAGGCGCGGGCGCTGCGCGACGTGCAAGACGCCAACCTCGGGCCCAGCCTCGGCGCCTCGGCCAGCGTCCAGCACAGCAAGACGGGCGATGCGCCCGCCGGCAGCCGCTACCAGGCCGGCTTCGACGCCAGCTGGGAGCCCGATGTCTTCGGCGGCAAGCGCGCCGGCCTGTCGGCGGCCGAAGCCGAAGCGCAGGCCAGCCAGGCGAGCCTCGGTGACACGCAGGTCTCGGTCGCCGCCGAAGTGGCGGTGAGCTACGTGCAGCTGCGCGGCTTGCAGACCCGGCTCGACATCGCCCGCCGCAACCTCGCCGCCCAGCAGGAGACGCTGCAGATCACCGACTGGCGCGTGCAGGCCGGCCTCGCCACCTCGCTCGAACTCGCGCAGGCCCGCACCGCCACCGAGCAGACACGCGCACAGATCCCCTCGCTCGAAACCAGCGTCGCGCAGACCGAGCATGCGCTGGCCGTGCTGACCGGCCAGCCGCCGACCGCCCTGCATGACCGGCTCGCCCCCACGGCGCCCGTGCCCATGCCCCCCGGCGAACTCGCCCTCAGCATCCCCGCGCAGACGCTGCGCCAGCGCCCCGATGTGCGCGTCGCCGAGCAGCAGATCTCGGCCGCGCTCGCGCGCGTCTCGCAGGCCGATGCAGCGCGTTACCCGAGCTTCAACCTGAGTGGCTCGGTCGGCCTGTCGGCGCTCGCGCTCAGCGGGCTCACCGGCGGCAGCTCGGTGGTGAGCGCGCTGCTCGGCAGTGTGTCGGTGCCGCTCTTCGATGGCGGCGCGGCCAAGGCCCAGGTGCGCTCGCAGGAAGCCGCGCTCGAGAAGGCACGCGTCAACTACCAGGCCGTGGTGCTCAACGCGCTGCAGGAAGTGGAAGACGCCCTCGTCGCCCTGCGCGGCAACCGCGAGCGCCTGCAGCGCCTGCAAAGCGCGAGCGAGTCGGCGCAACAAGCGGCGCTGCTCGCCAACCAGCGCTACAGCAGCGGCTTGGTCGATTTCCAGACCGTGCTCGAGACGCAGCGCTCGCTGCTCAGCACGCAAGACAGCCTGGCCAGCACCCAGGCCGAACTCAGCGCCGACCACGTGCGTCTCTACAAGGCGCTGGGAGGCGGCTGGTCAATGAACGAAAGCCCACGGTCATGA
- a CDS encoding NADPH-dependent 2,4-dienoyl-CoA reductase has protein sequence MTAYPHLLAPLDLGFTTLKNRVLMGSMHTGLEDGRKKFPAMAAFFAERARGGVGLMVTGGFAPNIEGWAAPFAGTLSTHAAAKRHKLVTDAVHAEGGKIALQILHTGRYGYQPFCVAPSRIQSPISPFTPRALSARGIERQIKAFIRCSVLAREAGYDGVEIMGSEGYFINQFLVTHTNQRDDEWGGSYENRMRLPVEIVQRVREAVGQDFILIYRLSMLDLIPDGSSWAEAVQLGKAVAQAGATIINTGIGWHEARIPTIATSVPRGAFTWVTKKMRAELRAAGLTIPLITSNRINMPEVGEQVLADGCADMVSLARPLLADPEFVNKAAAAKPETINTCIACNQACLDHTFKAQLASCLVNPRSGHETTLILHRAPVRKRIAVVGAGPAGLAASTTLAERGHTVTLFDAAAEIGGQFNMAKRVPGKEEFSETLRYFTHRLQATGVDLKLNTRVSADDLRGFDEVILATGVTPRDPKIPGSDGPNVLSYIDVLLHQKPVGERVAIIGAGGIGFDVAEYLVTAPGHSPTLNLQEWLAEWGVADPEQVRGGVTRAQPTPPARQVTLLQRKPGKLGKTLGKTTGWIHRATLQMKRVEMIGGVNYEQITPQGLFITYGEARKDGQLIECDTVVLCAGQEPLRELLEPLKAAGVSVHLIGGADEAAELDAKRAIDQGTRLAARL, from the coding sequence ATGACTGCCTACCCCCACCTGCTCGCCCCGCTCGACCTCGGCTTCACCACCCTCAAGAACCGCGTGCTGATGGGCAGCATGCACACCGGCCTGGAAGACGGCCGCAAGAAATTCCCCGCCATGGCCGCCTTCTTCGCCGAGCGTGCGCGCGGCGGCGTGGGACTCATGGTGACGGGCGGCTTCGCACCCAACATCGAAGGCTGGGCGGCACCCTTCGCCGGCACGCTCTCCACCCACGCAGCCGCCAAGCGCCACAAGCTCGTGACCGACGCGGTGCACGCCGAGGGCGGCAAGATCGCGCTGCAGATCCTGCACACCGGGCGTTACGGCTACCAGCCTTTCTGCGTGGCGCCGTCGCGCATCCAGTCGCCCATCTCGCCCTTCACGCCACGCGCCTTGAGCGCCCGTGGCATCGAGCGCCAGATCAAGGCCTTCATCCGCTGCTCGGTGCTGGCACGCGAAGCCGGCTACGACGGCGTCGAGATCATGGGCAGCGAGGGCTACTTCATCAACCAGTTCCTTGTCACCCACACCAACCAGCGCGACGACGAGTGGGGCGGGAGTTATGAGAACCGCATGCGCCTGCCGGTCGAGATCGTGCAGCGCGTGCGCGAGGCGGTGGGCCAGGACTTCATCCTCATCTACCGCCTGTCGATGCTCGACCTCATCCCCGACGGCAGCTCCTGGGCCGAGGCAGTGCAGCTCGGCAAGGCCGTGGCGCAAGCGGGTGCGACGATCATCAACACCGGCATCGGCTGGCACGAAGCGCGCATCCCGACGATCGCCACCAGCGTGCCGCGCGGCGCCTTCACCTGGGTGACGAAGAAGATGCGCGCCGAGCTGCGCGCGGCTGGCCTCACCATCCCGCTCATCACCAGCAACCGCATCAACATGCCCGAGGTCGGCGAGCAGGTGCTGGCCGACGGCTGCGCCGACATGGTGAGCCTCGCGCGCCCGCTGCTGGCCGACCCCGAGTTCGTCAACAAGGCCGCGGCCGCGAAGCCCGAGACCATCAACACCTGCATCGCCTGCAACCAGGCCTGCCTCGACCACACCTTCAAGGCGCAGCTCGCGAGCTGCCTCGTCAACCCACGCTCGGGCCACGAGACGACGCTCATCCTGCACCGCGCGCCGGTGCGCAAGCGCATCGCCGTCGTCGGCGCTGGCCCGGCAGGCTTGGCCGCCTCGACCACCCTCGCCGAGCGCGGCCACACGGTCACGCTCTTCGACGCCGCGGCCGAGATCGGCGGCCAGTTCAACATGGCCAAGCGTGTGCCCGGCAAGGAAGAGTTCAGCGAAACCCTGCGCTACTTCACCCACCGGCTCCAAGCCACCGGGGTCGACCTGAAGCTGAACACCCGCGTGAGTGCCGACGACCTGCGCGGCTTCGACGAGGTGATCCTCGCCACCGGCGTCACGCCACGCGACCCCAAGATCCCCGGCAGCGACGGCCCCAACGTGCTCAGCTACATCGACGTGCTGCTGCACCAGAAGCCCGTCGGCGAGCGCGTGGCGATCATCGGCGCGGGCGGCATCGGCTTCGACGTGGCCGAGTACCTCGTCACCGCGCCGGGCCACTCACCCACGCTCAACCTGCAGGAGTGGCTCGCCGAGTGGGGGGTGGCCGACCCCGAGCAGGTGCGCGGCGGCGTGACCCGCGCCCAACCCACGCCCCCGGCCCGCCAGGTCACGCTGCTCCAGCGCAAGCCCGGCAAGCTGGGCAAGACCCTCGGTAAGACCACCGGCTGGATCCACCGTGCGACTTTGCAGATGAAACGCGTCGAGATGATCGGCGGCGTGAACTACGAGCAGATCACGCCGCAGGGCCTTTTCATCACCTACGGTGAAGCCCGCAAGGACGGGCAACTGATCGAATGCGACACCGTGGTGCTGTGCGCGGGGCAGGAGCCTTTGCGCGAGCTGTTGGAGCCCTTGAAGGCGGCAGGCGTCTCGGTGCACCTCATCGGCGGCGCCGATGAGGCGGCAGAGCTGGATGCAAAGCGGGCGATCGACCAGGGAACGCGGCTCGCCGCTCGCCTGTAG